The Pseudothermotoga sp. region CTGCTTGGGATAGTCCATGGGGTAAGGGAAGACCCGGTTGGCATATAGAATGCACTATCATGTCAACTAAACTTTTGGGTTCCACTTTAGACATTCATGCAGGTGGAGAAGATCTCATCTTTCCCCACCACGAAAACGAAAAGGTGCAGAGTGAAGCGCTCACGGGTAAACAGTTCGTTCGTTATTGGCTTCACAACGCACTGGTGAGAGTCTCCGGAGACAAGATGAGCAAATCTTTGGGCAACATTTTCGTCTTGAGAGAGGCACTCAAACGGTTCGGCGCTGATGGTTTGAAACTGTACTTTCTCTCTAAGCACTACAGAAGTCCCATAGACTTTTCCATAGAAGCTTTGGAAGCGAGCACTAAAGCTGCAAAGAGGATCAACGAGAGTTTCAAGAGACTTGAATCGAAGTTTCCCTCCATCCCTGTTCCTCCAAACGATGGTTGGATGAACGAACAGAGGCAGAGGTTCACGGAAGCCTTAGATGATGACTTCAACACACCGAGAGCGATCGCCCAGATTTTTGACCTAGTAGCGGAGTTGAACAAACTCATCGATGAATCTAGAGAAAGACAAGCTTTGAAGGTCTATCACCTTTTAAGAAGGGAATTTTGCCCGGTACTGGGCTTGTTCGAAGCTGGAACTCAACCATTGAACATCGACGTTGATCCGTTCATACAGTTGATTCTCGAATTGCGAAATGAGTTGAGGCGAAGAAAATTGTATGATCTGGCTGATGAAGCGAGGAAGAGACTGAAGGATCTTGGTGTGGAGATCCGTGACAATCTCGACGGCTCGACTTATTCCTTCATTGAGGAGGTATGAGCAATGTGGGAGCACGTGAGACTCATCGATCCTGAAATATATCAAATCATCGTTGGTGAACTTAAGAGGCAGGAATACGGCCTTGAACTGATCGCATCAGAGAATTTCGTTTCCCCAGCAGTAATGGAAGCTATGGGCAGTGTCCTCACGAACAAGTACGCAGAAGGCTATCCAGGAAAACGTTACTATGGTGGATGTGAATGGGTTGATAAGGCCGAAGAAATCGCTAGAGAGAGAGCCAAACAATTGTTTAAAGCACAGTATGCGAATGTTCAACCACATTCAGGTTCGCAGGCAAACATGGCCGCATATCTGGCTGTTGCCGAACCCGGAGATGTACTCATGGGGATGAGTCTCTCACACGGGGGACATCTCACACACGGTGCAAACGTGAACTTTTCTGGAAAATTTTTCAAGGTGGTTCAGTATGGTGTGGATCCAGAAACGGAAATGATAGATTACGATGCCGTCATGAAGTTGGCTCAGGAGTACAAACCAAAAATCATAGTAGCTGGTGGAAGCGCATATTCGAGGATAATAGATTTCAAGAGATTCAGGGAAATTGCGGATGAAGTTGGAGCGTACCTCATCGTGGATATGGCCCATTTCGCTGGATTGGTCGCCGCGGGACTTTATCCGAATCCGGTGGAATATGCACACATCGTAACTTCCACAACCCACAAAACCTTGAGAGGTCCAAGGGGTGGTCTCATACTCACGAACGATCCGGAACTCTACAAGCAGATCAACAAATGGGTCTTTCCCGGAACGCAAGGTGGACCGCTCATGCACGTGATTGCCGCAAAGGCTGTGTGTTTCAAGGAAGCCCTCAGTCCAGGTTTCGTCGAATATCAAAAACACATAGTCGCGAATGCAAAAACACTCGCTGAGGAATTGTCGAAGCTCGGCTTGAGAATCGTTTCAGGCGGTACCGACACTCATTTGATGCTCGTCGATCTGACATCTACGAACGTGACAGGTAAGGCAGCAGAGAGAGCTCTCGAAAAATGCGGAATAACAGTGAATAAAAACACAATTCCCAAAGAAACTAGATCTCCCTTCGTTGCCAGCGGAATACGTATAGGTACCCCTGCTGTCACAACGAGGGGCATGCGTGAAACCGAGATGAAACACATAGCTCTTTTGATACACAAGGTCTTATCAAACATCCTCGATGAAGAAGGGAACATCTCAGACTCCGTTCAAAGCGAGGTTCAAATGCAAGTCAAGCAACTGTGTGAGAGATTTCCACTCTACGTGGACAAGATAAACTTTTAAAAATTGGAGCGATAAAGTTCGACGATGTAGTCTGTCGCTACGTCTAGACTGACTTCTATTTGTGTGAATTTATCTAGTATTTTCACGTGAGCAACTGAGCGTGACAATTCTTCATCACCGAGTATCAAAGCCACTTTGGCTCCGAGTTTATCTGCATGTCTCAACTGAGCGGTGAGTTTCCTGTCACTCACGTCTGTTATTGTGGGAACACCTCTTTTCCTCAGTTCCTCGGCGATTTTGAATCCTTCGATGGAGGACTTCTCGCCGATGCAAACAACGTAGGCGAAACAAGCTTTTTTTTGAGGAACCTGAATACCGTGAATCTTCAGCGCTAATATGAGTCTTTCTATTCCGCATGCAAAACCAAGAGCTGGTGTGCTCTGACCACCGAGCTCTGCAAACAAACCATCGTATCTACCACCTGCCAGGATTGTGTTTTGGGCTCCAAGCTCTTTATGTCTTATCTCGAAGACGGTTCTGTTGTAATAATCTAACCCTCTCACGAGGGTACCATCTTCGACGAAATTGATCCCCAGTTCGTACAACCTTTTCTTCAATGCATCGTAGTGAGATTGACACTCTTCACACAAAAATTCGAAAGATTTCGGAGCACGTTCAGCAACTGCCACATCTATCTTGCAGTCAAGCAATCTGAGCACGTTGGTTTCCATCCGTCTTTTACAATCTTCACACAATTCGTCAACGTGCGATTCGTAGTATTCCTTCAATTTCTGCCTATACACTGGCCTGCACTTTGGACAACCTATCGAATTCAAATGTAGAACACGATCGCGCACGCCGATCTTGTTTAAAAAATGTTCAGCGAGCAACAATATTTCAGTATCGGAAGATGGATGTGCGGAACCTATCAACTCAACTCCGAATTGGTGAAACTGTCTGAGACGACCCGCTTGAGGCCTCTCGTAACGAAACATGGGACCGATGTAGAAAAACCTTTGGGGTAAACCTGCGTTCAACATGGAGTTCTCTATGAAAGCTCTCACCGTGGGTGCCGTGCCCTCAGGTCTCAAGGTGATGCTCCGACCGCCTTTATCTATGAATGTGTACATTTCTTTTTGAACTATATCGGTGTCTTCACCAACACTCCTCACGAACAACTCCGTAGGCTCAATGATGGGTGTCCTCAACTCACGATAACCATAAAGATTCGCCACGATGCGCGCATTTTCCTCGATGAAATACCAATAGTCGATTTCGTCACCGAATATGTCCTGTGTTCCCTTTATTTTTTCGTACCTCAATTCAATGCTCCCTCCTCTGCTTCATGATAGCACGACACCGATTCTTCGAAAAGTGTCCAAAACATCCTTATCTTCCACAATTTGACTCAACTGATGAAGATCTTTGATAGGACGATTGAGGATTATTTTACTAGCTCTTTTTTCACCGATACCTGGAATACATCTGAGTTCTTCGTGACTGGCTTCGTTCAAATAGAAAGGAAATCTCAATGCTGTGAGAGATCTTGGACCGTGGTCAACTACTACCACATCTATGGGTTTTTCAACCTCTCCCGGTATACCAACCAAGAAGGGGTACGTACCGAGCTGCCTTGCGAAAGTGAACTTGCCTTCTCGATACTCCGGATAGACCTTTCTTAAGATACTACCCACCGGCACAACTCGCTTGAACATAGGTATGTCTATTTCTCGCCTGATGAGTTCTTTGTAGAATCTGTACAGTCTGGAATCCGGACCTTTTAACTTTTTCAGTTGGGCGTACCTCCAGAGAGGTGTACCAGGTTCCACGATGACTTGCCTGATGTTGATTCTCCTGACAAGTAAACCACTATCCAAGATCTTTCTGAGCCAACTGAAGTTTTCTTCGTAAGTCAATCTTGTTTCACCTATCAAACCATACAACAGATTGATACCAGGTAAAAGCTTCGGAACACCCTCAACTCTAACGCCACCTATTTGATTTACTATTTCGATGGCTCTGAGGACTCGCTCCGGATCAATCATGATGTTGTTTTTCTTGAGAACGTTCTTATCAAAGCTTTCGACACCAAAGGACAAAACATCCGCTGGTGTATTCCATTTAACCATGATTTCTAAAATCTTGTAGCACTCTTTTTCATGATCGACAATGTACATTGGATTAGCATTGTCGTGGTGCAGTACCTCAAGATTCAGACAGCTGTTTCTTATACCTTGATACAATTCTTCGAAAACTTCCGGAACAGGTTTCCCCCCATTTCTGTCCGAGTAATAAGCCAAAACGTTGGCAGAACGTCCAAACCTGAACGCTCTGCAACCTTGCTTGTAAAGCTCTCTAACTTCCTCTATGACATCTTCAACGGGCCTTGAAGTGAACTTCGGATAGAACACGGGCTCTATGCAAAAAGAACAATGAGTGATCCTCTCACAGCCTCTGGAAAGTTCTAATTCACATAAAATGTTTGGATAACGAGGATGTTGCCTTACCAAGGAAGCTCCAAGTAAACTTGCTTCTCTCACAAGTGCCCAATCGTTGGGAAACTTCTTCTTTTCAAAAAGAACGTTGTACAATTCCACAGCCAAATCTGGCCCGAGACGAATGTCTGCTTTTAAGGCGGAGGTTTTTGCGAAGGATCCACCCTCAGTTGCTTGAAACTGTGCGTATGGACCAGCAAGTAGGCGCAAGCATGAATCTGAGCAACTGGTGAAGATCCTTTCTACCTCGTGAGGCTTTATCGGTTCTCCTCCAACGTATCTTCCCGGTACTGCCACACCACCAACGATCAAAACTAGATCATAGTTTTTGATCGGTTTAAGATCCGTCCAAGTTCTGATCTGATCTATGGTGAAGTAATCAACAGAGAAAGATTTCATCATCAGTACTCCTGCGGCGTACCTCACGTAATGACTCACATAAGGAGGAACTCCCAAAGCAGCAGGTTCGTCAACGTAACCATCAACGATCAATGCGCGCATCGAACAAAATCATTTCTCCTTGGTCAGCAAAACCTTCACTTCTTCGAGCACGTTTGGATCCTGAGCGACCAGATATAGATAATAATCTTTTCCCCTGATTCTGAGAAGTTGCTCGTTCTGTTCAGTGTTGACCGTCACTTCTTTCGAGGAGCACACCATCTTTATGACAGATCCTGACTTGTAGTTCGCGATGATCATGACAACATGTTCTTCGCCTATCTTCAATCTCGAGACCGTGTACCAGTTAACGTTCGCCAATATCAGCTTGATCTCATTCGGTAAATTCACACTCTCTCCAGTGGGACTGATGCCGTAACGTTGAGCAACTTGCTCAAAACTTTCTTTCAAAGTTTCAACGTGTTCGTAAGTGAGCTCGGTTGTGACACCGTTGAAAACTCTCGTTATTTTCTCTGGCAAACCAGATTCTTTTATAAAAGCTGTGAAGAGTCCTGAATTCGATTCAACGATCACCTTGTACTTGCCGTCAAGCTTTTCTACTTTAGATGCTCCTTGCTCTTGAAGCTGTCTTACGAATAGGTCCTCAAGGTCGAGTATCTCCAGTGGGGAATTGCGGTAATTGTTCGGTTGACCCAAAATGAAAAAACCTGAGCGCTTTGCCCAAACCAAAAACACAGGATCTAAAACGTGAACGATCTTATCGTTGGGCCATCTGTACACCATCTCTATACGGTTCTTTCCAGTTGGTCCTTTTTCAACCACGACCCTTCTTCCAAAATATGAGGCGTTCAAATACAATTCAATGAAAGATTGTGCAAACAGTACAGTCGCTATGGTGAAGAGCAAAAAAAACAGCGTTTTCTTCATCGGTGTATGCTCTCCCAGTTTATTCAGAATCCGTCTCCCACCAGTTTGACTAAACTCAGATAATCGAACAGCTCAGAAACCACTCTGTTTTCCTCGGTGATGGGTTTGATATTCTGTTTCGGGATCACGTTGAAAATCACATAGAAAACTGTAGCGAACATGGCTACACCTAGAGCGAGTTCCCAGAGAATTTTGCGAGGCTTGATGAGTCTTCTCATGATCTTTTCTTCGAGCTTTGGGCTCGGCTTGTAGTCGTACCTTGCTCGAAAAACTTTCAGAACTTCAAAGTAGATCTCAAGGTCTTTCTTTGTGTTGGCGTCCAAAGATTCTTGGTCAAGCTCGCCATCAAGAAAATCGTTGAACTTTTCCTCACTCATTCACTGGCCTCCTCCAGCAACTTCTTCAACCTTTTTCTCGCATAATGTAGACTACTTTTGACACTCCCTATAGGTTTCGAAACTATATTGCTTATCTCTTCATAACTCAAGCCATCCACGTCGCGTAGCTTTATCAGCAACCTATCTTCAGGTGATAGTTTATCTAAAGCGTTCATGATCCTCTCGTATTCGAGTTCACCCGTAACGGAAGTTTCGGTGTCTGAATCGGAAACCGGATGTTGTGTTGGATGTTCCTCATCTTCTGAAAAATCCGTCAAAACTTCGCTCCTTCTTTTGTACCTGGCAAGATAATCTTTGCACACATTGACTGCGATTCTATATATCCACGTTGAAAGTTTTGAATCTCCCTTAAACTTCTTTATACTTTTGAATATCCTGAGCATCACATCTTGTACCACATCGTCAACGTCATCCGAACCAATGTAAGATCTTGCGATCGAACCTATCTTTCCTGCGTACTCTCTATAAAGAATTCTAAAAGCTTTTTCATCACCACGTCTCAATCCCTCGATGAGTTCCTCGTCGCGCATCCTCTTCCTCCTATTTTGACCAACCCACGCCGTTCAGAGTTCACGACATATAACACGGTTGTCTTCACAAAAAGGTTTTCCAACCATGCTCAAAATTCTCTCGCCAACGGGATTCATGACACCAGCTAAATAATCCGCCACGTGTAGATGGAGACACTTCACACTTTCGAGGTTACGTATCCCTCCAGTGCCCATTTCCGAAAAGATCCTTCTGATCGTTTCTTTCTCTAAAACGTCGTTTCTGAGTTTTCTGATGACATCGTGCGCTTGAATGTATGATCTTTTAAACTCCTGATCTTGTTCTATCATTGATTCGAACTTCTTGATCCAACCGTTCGCTTCGAGCCTTGAAACTTCCTTGACCAATTTGGGACACACAAGCCAAAAAAGCGTAGGAAAAGGCTTCCCATCGATTTCACAATCGTTTTCTATAACAACGGGAAATCCATAATTGCATCTCATTACGATGCGCCTCACACCAGAGATTTTTCTCTTCAATTGTTTTTCAAGCATCAACATTTCTTCATAACGAACGCTTTCCAACCTTCCAGCTCAGCCTCCTCATCGATTTTCAAACCACGCTGCAATGCGAATGTACTCACTCTCTCTGTATCGATGGCGAAGATACCTGAAACGATCACCACTGAATGGTTATGCATCACTTTTTCTATTCGTTCCAAAAGTTTCAACACCAAATCAGTCGTCAAATTTGCAACTATCAGATCAAACTTACCGTCCACATTTTCCAAAAGATCCGAAAGTTTCACCTCTATTTTAACTCGATTTATGCGTGAAAACTTTGAGGCTATCTCAACAGCTACAGGATCGTTGTCAACGGCGATCACCTTTCTTGCGCCGAGTTTTTTGGCGACGATGGAGAGAATCCCAGTGCCACAGCCTACATCGAGCACTCGATCGCCACTTTTTAAGTAATTGTACATCAAGCGTGCGACTAGTTTGGTCGTCGGATGATCCCCCGTGCCAAAGGCCACACTGGGTTTCATCTTGATGATGATCGCATCTTTCCTCAACTTATGTGTTGGGTCTATCCAAATTCCAGGAGCGATTTCGAAAGGTTTGAGCTGCAAATACTTGAACCAATCACGTTCTTGACTTATTCTCTTCTGAACCAGTTCACAACCGAGTCTCTGGCACAGTTCATCGATGATGGTTTCGTCATCAGTGTAAACTCGAGCGAAATTCCCATCGTCGGTAGACTCTATTGCAAAATTCAGAAAATTAAGACCCAGAAGAAGATTTTCAACTTCTTCTGGGTCAGGGCAAGTGAGCAACCATTCAGTTACACTCCTGGTCTTCACAAACTTCCCTCTAGGCCCTTTCTTATGAAATTCGGCAGCACGAAACACGCTTTATGCAACTCTTCGTTGTAATATTTCAGATTTTGAGACATGGCCTTCGCCGCCTCGTATCTGTAATCTTTCAACGGATCGAGCCCTTTGGAAGCAAACATGTACAACCAAAAACCTGAAGGATAGGTCGTCATGAATCCGCAGTAAACCCTCACTACTGGGAAAACGCTTTTGATACGCCTGTAAGCGATCTTCGCCCAGCTGAAGTCATAGAGTGCGTTCTCGCCTTCAGCGTTCAAAATTCCACCGTCTTTCAAAGCATCGAAACATGCCTTGTAGAATTCTTGAGTGAAGAGATGTCCACCTTCTCCAGCCGTCGGATCCGTCGAATCGATTATGATGACATCGAACTGGTTCTTGACTTTTTTGATGTACTCAGCTCCATTTTCGAAAACTAGTTCTACTTTATCGTTATTGAAGACTTCTCCAGTTTTCAAATACTCTTTCGAAACCTCCACAACACGCTTGTCTATCTCACACAGTACGGCCCTCTCAACTTCTGGGTGTTTCAACACTTCTCTGAGTGTTCCGCCGTCCCCACCACCTATGACGAGCACATCTTTAGGACACGGGTGTGTGAACATCGGAACGTGTGCGAGCATCTCATGGTACATGAACTCATCCTTGTCAGTCGTCATTGTGATTCCATCCAGCGCGAACACTCTACCTAGAGTGGGATTGTCGAAGATGTCAATCCTCTGGATTGGTGTTTGCTCGGAATGAACCATACGAGCGATCCTCATGAACAAACCAACGTCACCGCCGGTGTAATATTCGAAATACCACAGATGCTTACCCGCGAGCAGTTTTTCGTTCATGCCTTTGCCCCTCCTTTAACAGCTTTGTGCGAGGCTTCAGCTGGTATACCTATCATCCTATAGTCTCCCCGACGGTGTTCGAACACTTGCGTTCTTTTGGCTTTGAACACTTGTTTCAAGTACTCAAAAGCCTTCCACGGGTCTGTGTCTTCACCACACGTGAACAGATCGATAGCCGCATAACCGTATTCTGGCCAAGTATGGATCGTCAAGTGCGACTCACTGATCACCACCACGCCGCTCACTCCGTAGGGGAGGAACCTGTGGAAAGAGCTACCGACAATGGTCGCTCCTGCTATTATCGCGGCGTTCTTCATTTTTTCTTCCACGTATTCCACATCGTCGATGGCGCGCGGATCGCAGTCATAGAATTCCGCGATCAGATGCCTACCCAAGCTTTTCTCCATTTTGAATCCCTCCCCTTCAATCTATTTCAATCCAGAGGACCATAGCCTCTTTCTTTTTACTGGGATTTTTAAGCATGTGTTTCTTGTCCGCTCTGTAATAGAAACAATCTCCCTGTGAAAGCCTGTACCTCACACCATCCAACCACAGATCAACTTTACCCTGTAACACGTAACCAAACTCATCGCCTTCGTGATATCCTTCTTCTTCCGTCTGCGCTCCAGGCGCGAGCACCACAAGCGTCGGATCTATCTTCTTCGTTTCCACATCACTCATGAGTAGGAAAGAAGTCACGCCTTCTGGTTCATCGTAGAGCGGTACTCTATCTTCCTTTTTGAACACTATTTTCTCTTCCTCCTGATCAGAAAAGAACGCTTTCAAATCCGTTCCAAGGGCTCTGAGTATTTTCTCCAGTGTATCCAGAGATAGAGAAGTTTTGTTGCTCTCAAGCTGCGATATGAAACTTCTCGAAAGATCCGTTCGAGCTGCGAGCTCCTCTTGTGTTAAGCCTCTCGATAACCTGAGCCGCTTGATTTTTTCACCCACATCCATAATGACACCTCTAACACTGTGGGACGGTTTTTCCTACCCTGTTAAGTATTATAAGCACACTTAGTCAAGTTACGTAGTCATTATACGTCCATTCGTTCGCGGATGATGTGAGAACATGTTTAAGAAATGTTTAAGAGATCTCCACAGTTCTAGACTCGGTGCTACTGAATTTTCATGTCGTCTTGAATACTTGACTTCTTCTGATGTGTATCATGCACATTTTTCGGTTGTTTCTCATTCGAATGAGTGGCATATCAGCTTTGCCAATTTTCTTCAAAGGTGTATTATTGTAATTGGTATGATGAACGACCGAACGAACGAATTACGTGAATATCTGAAAAAGCTGAATTTCTCCAAAACTAAAGACACCAGAGTGCCATGGGATGTTTATTTCATGCGCATTTGTCAACTGGTGAGTGAAAGATCCACCTGTCTTCACAGGAAAGTTGGAGCAGTGATCGTGAAAGAGAACAGGATTTTAGCGACTGGCTATAACCAACCACCTTCGGGTTTTCCACACTGTGACTCGATAGGTTGTGTGAGGAACGCTTTGTCCATACCTTCTGGTAGAAATCAAGAGATTTGTTTCGGTTTGCACGCTGAACAGAACGCGTTGATGCAGGCTGCCAAATTCGGTATATCTACCAAAGGAGCAACCATCTACGTAACCACGAAACCCTGTTCCGTTTGTGCGAGATTGATCATCAACGCAGGCATATCACATGTTGTTTACCAGCATGATTATCCAGATCCCCTCACAGATTACTTTTTCAACGTGTGTGGGATATCAACCCGAAAGATGAGTGGAGGTGAAGAAGTTGAAAGTCGAGGCGTTGCTGAATTACTTGAGGAATGAAAGATGGCCTACGATTTGGTGTCCCGGCTGTGGCAACGGTATAGTTTTGAAAGCTTTTCTTCAAGCAGTACATGATTTGGGAATAAGTAAAGATAGAATGGCGGCAGTTTCGGGCATAGGTTGCTCGTCACGCGCGACAGGTTACATAGATTTCAACACACTACACACACTTCATGGAAGGGCTGTCGCATTCGCGACCGGTGTTAAACTCGCCAAGCCCGATTTTCACGTCGTCGTTTTGGGCGGTGATGGTGACTTGCTCGCTATAGGTGGTAACCACTTCATTCACGCCTGTAGAAGAAACATAGACCTCACGATCATCGTGTTCAACAATATGATTTACGGCATGACGGGTGGACAAGTTTCACCCACAACACCGGTTGAAAAAATCGCTTCCACCGCACCGTTCGGTAACACCGAACCACCGTTCGACACCGTGAAAATGGCGATAGCTGCTGGTGCCACCTATGTGGCGCGAGCAACTGTGTATCATTATCCTCTCCTTGTACAGTACATAAAGCGCGCGCTGAGTCATCGTGGTACAGCTGTGGTGGAGGCCATGACGAACTGTCACACTTACTACGGTCGTTACAACAAGATAGGTGATGCGCCACAGATGATAGAGTACTTCAAGAAAAACTCCATAACTCTTGAAAGATCGAAAAACATGAACCCAGAAGAGCTGAAAGACAAGATAATCATTGGAGAATTCCATGTGGAGGAAAAGCCAACCTTCCACGACAGATACGCAAAAATCATTGAAGCTACTGTTGGAAAGGAGTGAAAAAATGGCACTCAACGAGCCTATTGCCGTCAGGATCGCTGGGAGCGGAGGGCAAGGCAGTGTTTTGGCTGGAAGAATACTCGCCCAGGCAGCCGTTTTCGATGGCAAACACGTGGTTCAAACTCAATTGTACGGTGCTCAAGTGCGAGGTGGTATAAGCCATTGCGACGTTTTGATCAGTGATGAATGGATCGATTTTCCAGAGGCATCACAGTTCGACGTGATGTATCTGATGCACCCAGACGTTGTGAAGGCTTACTACAAATTGCTCAGAGTCAACGGTGTTGTACTGCTGGATTACACTTTTCTGCAGAGCATTCCTCAGAAAATTCTGTCTGTTACAAAGAAAATCATCGCATTACCTCTTGAAAGATTCGCCATAGAGAAATTCAAAACACCAATTGTGTCCAACATGATAGGTCTCGGTGCGCTCGTGAAAGCGACGCAAATAGTGAGCCTGGATTCACTCCGAAAAGCTGTAGAAGAGATCATCTCTGAAAGGTACGCCAAGATGAACATCGAGGCGATAGAGTATGGGTACTCGTCCGTCAATAAAGAATACAGATTCAGATCAGAACACAAAGTCAGGACACTCGGCTTTGAGTGAGATGTCTTCCTCGTTCATCCATGCAATCGAAGGTTTCGCTGAGGCAATAAAGAGAGAGCGCAACTTGAAGATACATTTTGTTGTTGGTTCAGCCGTGTTGGTTTCATCATACATGTTCGATTTGACGGCGAATGAACTACTTTGGCTCATTTTTGCGGTTTTTTCTGTTATCGGTGCGGAACTACTCAACACACTCATCGAGTCAGTTATGGACCTTTACGAAACAAAACCACATCCTGGTGTAAAATTCGTGAAAGATGTTGCCGCTGGAATCGTTCTGTGGTATTCTCTTTTTGCAATAGTTGTGGGAACGATTATACTCGGCAAAGCGTTCTTTCACTGGGATCAATCCGTGGGGAAATTTGTTGCTTTGATATCTGTTTTCTTTTTCCCGGTCATATCGTTGTTCGGGAGGTTCACAAGAGCGTGGCGCAGGAAAAAATAAAAGTTGTCGTTGTGGACGATTCAGCTTTCATGAGGATGGTCTTGAAGGATATAATCGATTCTCAACCTGATATGCGGGTGATCGGCGTTGCGAAGGATGGACTCGAGGCGTTACAGGTAATTGAGGAAAAGAAACCCGATGTCGTCACCCTAGACGTTGAGATGCCAAGAATGAATGGGATCGAAGCTTTGAGACAAATTGTTCAAAGATATCCTGTGAGGGTCATAATGGTGAGTAGTCTAACTGAAGAGGGTGCTGACATCACCATAACCGCTCTTTCAATCGGTGCGGTGGACTTTTTAACAAAGCCATCTGGATCCACCTCTCTCACGTTCAGAGAAGTTGCCGACGAACTGGTCCAGAAAATCAGAAACTCCATGTTGATCGATCCCAAGCGTGCAGCTTCGAAACTCACTTTCAAATCCATAACACCAATGGTGAAAAAAATATCCCTCACAGAACGGGCGATCGTCATAGGTTCATCAACGGGTGGGCCGAGATCTCTAGACGCGATAATACCAGCGCTCCCAGCGAATTTTCCGGCTCCAATCTTTCTGGTTCAACATATGCCACCATTGTTCACAAAATCTTTGGCGATGAGGCTCAACTCTATTTCAAAGATCCCCGTCAAGGAAGCTGAAGACGGCGAAACTGTTAAGCGAGGTGTAGTGTACGTAGCACCGGGTGATTTTCACATGGGTGTGAAAACCGTCAACTCGAACGTTCAAATATATTTGGACAAATCGGAGAAGATCAACAACGTTCGACCCGCCGTGGATTTCACATTGATGAAAGTGGCCGAGATATACAAATCCAACACGATCGCGGTGATACTCAC contains the following coding sequences:
- a CDS encoding 50S ribosomal protein L11 methyltransferase, with amino-acid sequence MKTRSVTEWLLTCPDPEEVENLLLGLNFLNFAIESTDDGNFARVYTDDETIIDELCQRLGCELVQKRISQERDWFKYLQLKPFEIAPGIWIDPTHKLRKDAIIIKMKPSVAFGTGDHPTTKLVARLMYNYLKSGDRVLDVGCGTGILSIVAKKLGARKVIAVDNDPVAVEIASKFSRINRVKIEVKLSDLLENVDGKFDLIVANLTTDLVLKLLERIEKVMHNHSVVIVSGIFAIDTERVSTFALQRGLKIDEEAELEGWKAFVMKKC
- the speD gene encoding adenosylmethionine decarboxylase, whose protein sequence is MEKSLGRHLIAEFYDCDPRAIDDVEYVEEKMKNAAIIAGATIVGSSFHRFLPYGVSGVVVISESHLTIHTWPEYGYAAIDLFTCGEDTDPWKAFEYLKQVFKAKRTQVFEHRRGDYRMIGIPAEASHKAVKGGAKA
- a CDS encoding diacylglycerol kinase family protein, with amino-acid sequence MSSSFIHAIEGFAEAIKRERNLKIHFVVGSAVLVSSYMFDLTANELLWLIFAVFSVIGAELLNTLIESVMDLYETKPHPGVKFVKDVAAGIVLWYSLFAIVVGTIILGKAFFHWDQSVGKFVALISVFFFPVISLFGRFTRAWRRKK
- a CDS encoding cupin domain-containing protein, with protein sequence MDVGEKIKRLRLSRGLTQEELAARTDLSRSFISQLESNKTSLSLDTLEKILRALGTDLKAFFSDQEEEKIVFKKEDRVPLYDEPEGVTSFLLMSDVETKKIDPTLVVLAPGAQTEEEGYHEGDEFGYVLQGKVDLWLDGVRYRLSQGDCFYYRADKKHMLKNPSKKKEAMVLWIEID
- a CDS encoding 2-oxoacid:ferredoxin oxidoreductase subunit beta translates to MKVEALLNYLRNERWPTIWCPGCGNGIVLKAFLQAVHDLGISKDRMAAVSGIGCSSRATGYIDFNTLHTLHGRAVAFATGVKLAKPDFHVVVLGGDGDLLAIGGNHFIHACRRNIDLTIIVFNNMIYGMTGGQVSPTTPVEKIASTAPFGNTEPPFDTVKMAIAAGATYVARATVYHYPLLVQYIKRALSHRGTAVVEAMTNCHTYYGRYNKIGDAPQMIEYFKKNSITLERSKNMNPEELKDKIIIGEFHVEEKPTFHDRYAKIIEATVGKE
- a CDS encoding 2-oxoacid:acceptor oxidoreductase family protein, whose protein sequence is MKLLLERSEKMALNEPIAVRIAGSGGQGSVLAGRILAQAAVFDGKHVVQTQLYGAQVRGGISHCDVLISDEWIDFPEASQFDVMYLMHPDVVKAYYKLLRVNGVVLLDYTFLQSIPQKILSVTKKIIALPLERFAIEKFKTPIVSNMIGLGALVKATQIVSLDSLRKAVEEIISERYAKMNIEAIEYGYSSVNKEYRFRSEHKVRTLGFE
- the speE gene encoding polyamine aminopropyltransferase; its protein translation is MNEKLLAGKHLWYFEYYTGGDVGLFMRIARMVHSEQTPIQRIDIFDNPTLGRVFALDGITMTTDKDEFMYHEMLAHVPMFTHPCPKDVLVIGGGDGGTLREVLKHPEVERAVLCEIDKRVVEVSKEYLKTGEVFNNDKVELVFENGAEYIKKVKNQFDVIIIDSTDPTAGEGGHLFTQEFYKACFDALKDGGILNAEGENALYDFSWAKIAYRRIKSVFPVVRVYCGFMTTYPSGFWLYMFASKGLDPLKDYRYEAAKAMSQNLKYYNEELHKACFVLPNFIRKGLEGSL
- a CDS encoding dCMP deaminase family protein, which codes for MNDRTNELREYLKKLNFSKTKDTRVPWDVYFMRICQLVSERSTCLHRKVGAVIVKENRILATGYNQPPSGFPHCDSIGCVRNALSIPSGRNQEICFGLHAEQNALMQAAKFGISTKGATIYVTTKPCSVCARLIINAGISHVVYQHDYPDPLTDYFFNVCGISTRKMSGGEEVESRGVAELLEE